A region from the Solibacillus sp. FSL H8-0523 genome encodes:
- a CDS encoding 3-hydroxyanthranilate 3,4-dioxygenase, whose protein sequence is MNNSTEVSKMQARAQDIWKIIEENKDLLKPPVNNTVLWNDSQFLVMLVGGPNARREFHVSPSDEIFYQVKGSCYVEIINDENKREVIEVKEGEMFVLPGNVPHSPHRVAETYGIVIEYKRKEGELEDLVWLCEKCDHEVHRVTLQVTNIGQQIADGIAIFNGSEELRTCNECSHVMSEKVEEWQV, encoded by the coding sequence ATGAACAATTCAACTGAAGTAAGCAAAATGCAAGCACGTGCTCAAGATATTTGGAAAATCATCGAGGAAAATAAGGATTTATTAAAGCCACCAGTAAACAATACAGTGCTATGGAATGATTCTCAGTTTTTAGTGATGTTAGTTGGTGGTCCAAACGCACGTCGTGAATTCCATGTGAGCCCTTCAGATGAAATTTTCTACCAAGTAAAAGGCTCTTGCTATGTTGAAATTATTAACGACGAAAATAAACGTGAAGTAATCGAAGTAAAAGAAGGCGAAATGTTTGTATTACCAGGCAACGTACCGCATTCTCCGCACCGGGTAGCTGAAACATACGGCATCGTAATTGAATATAAACGTAAAGAAGGCGAATTAGAAGACTTGGTATGGTTATGTGAAAAATGCGATCACGAAGTACATCGTGTCACGTTACAAGTAACAAATATCGGGCAACAAATTGCAGATGGTATTGCAATTTTTAACGGATCAGAAGAATTACGTACGTGCAATGAATGCAGCCATGTAATGTCTGAGAAAGTTGAGGAATGGCAAGTATGA
- a CDS encoding RidA family protein: MNETQTPELQLEKLGITLGTPRSAVGNYVSCVRAGNLIFTSGQGVDQYYGKLGADLTVEDGYAASRQSMINLLTVLKHELGDLSKVKRIVKILGMVNSTPDFTQQPKVMNGASDLLVEVFGEKGKHARSAVGMAQLPNNTAIEIEMIVEIEE, encoded by the coding sequence GTGAATGAAACACAAACGCCAGAATTGCAATTGGAGAAGCTAGGCATTACGCTCGGCACGCCACGTTCAGCAGTTGGAAATTATGTAAGCTGTGTACGCGCAGGAAATTTAATTTTCACATCGGGACAGGGTGTTGACCAATATTACGGTAAGCTTGGTGCGGATTTAACAGTTGAGGATGGGTATGCGGCATCACGTCAATCAATGATTAACTTACTTACAGTGTTGAAGCATGAGTTAGGTGATTTATCGAAGGTGAAGCGCATTGTGAAAATTTTAGGAATGGTCAATTCTACTCCTGACTTTACGCAGCAGCCAAAGGTGATGAATGGTGCATCGGATTTACTTGTCGAAGTGTTTGGCGAAAAAGGAAAGCATGCACGTTCGGCAGTAGGGATGGCGCAGTTACCAAATAATACAGCAATCGAAATCGAAATGATTGTTGAGATAGAAGAATAA
- a CDS encoding acetaldehyde dehydrogenase (acetylating), whose amino-acid sequence MKKVKVGIIGSGNIGTDLMKKVMRSDYLEMSVLIGIDPASDGLKRAQDAGIHTISNGIKGFLEQPELADIIFDATSAKVHQAHVEALVPLGKRIIDLTPAAIGPFVVPAVNLQKHIELPVVNMITCGGQATIPIVHAISRIQSVAYAEIVATIASKSAGPGTRANIDEFTETTARAIEQVGGAKQGKAIIILNPAEPPMLMRDTVSCLLEEEAKDPVKIKESIEEMVQAVNAYVPGYRLKIEPLIDGREVKVFLEVEGLGDYLPVYAGNLDIMTASGLKVAEMIVQQLQQKGVHMS is encoded by the coding sequence ATGAAAAAGGTGAAGGTAGGAATTATCGGTTCGGGAAACATCGGTACCGATCTTATGAAAAAGGTCATGCGCTCTGACTATTTGGAAATGTCCGTGTTAATTGGTATTGATCCAGCATCTGATGGATTAAAGCGTGCGCAGGATGCTGGTATACACACGATTTCAAACGGTATCAAAGGATTTTTAGAGCAGCCTGAGCTAGCGGATATTATATTTGATGCTACATCAGCAAAGGTGCATCAAGCGCATGTTGAGGCATTGGTACCACTGGGAAAGCGCATCATTGATTTGACACCTGCAGCAATCGGACCCTTTGTTGTACCGGCCGTTAATTTGCAAAAGCATATTGAGTTACCTGTTGTAAATATGATTACTTGCGGTGGGCAAGCAACGATTCCGATTGTGCATGCCATCTCGCGTATACAAAGTGTGGCATATGCAGAAATCGTTGCAACGATCGCTTCAAAAAGTGCTGGCCCAGGAACGCGGGCTAACATTGATGAGTTTACGGAAACAACAGCACGCGCTATTGAGCAAGTAGGCGGTGCAAAACAAGGAAAAGCCATTATTATTTTAAATCCAGCAGAGCCGCCAATGCTTATGCGTGACACCGTTTCTTGCTTATTAGAGGAAGAAGCGAAAGACCCTGTGAAAATTAAGGAATCGATTGAGGAAATGGTGCAGGCAGTTAACGCATATGTACCAGGCTACCGCTTAAAAATCGAGCCATTAATCGACGGACGCGAAGTAAAGGTATTTTTAGAAGTAGAAGGGCTTGGAGATTATTTGCCAGTGTATGCCGGCAACTTAGATATTATGACGGCTTCAGGGTTGAAGGTCGCTGAAATGATTGTGCAGCAACTCCAGCAAAAAGGGGTGCACATGTCATGA
- a CDS encoding amidohydrolase family protein has protein sequence MRIDFHTHIYPLNLPNFAQKFGNDKWPVMEQKCSCGADIMVSGNLFREVTDQVWDPKKRIGDMEKEGVDMQVISPVPVTFSYWAPVEQALEMAQFQNDFIAETVKEYPAHFIGLGTVPLQDAETAIEEMRRCKELGLTGIEIGTNVNGENLDADYLLPFFQAAEELEMSLFIHPWETMAKDRTPRHNFMYTVGMPSETALAAASLIWSGVMEKCPNLKVCFAHGGGSFAYILPRLDQGWEVWPHLRLTEHPPSYYAKKFYFDSLVYDKDNFAFLLERFGHDKIIMGSDYPFLLREINPGKVVEESLQLSDEVKRAVLGENARQFLNLAKSGVSK, from the coding sequence ATGAGAATCGACTTCCACACGCACATTTATCCGTTGAATTTACCAAATTTCGCACAGAAGTTTGGCAATGATAAATGGCCAGTAATGGAGCAAAAATGCTCTTGTGGCGCGGATATTATGGTAAGTGGTAATCTGTTTCGCGAAGTAACAGACCAAGTGTGGGATCCGAAAAAGCGCATTGGGGATATGGAAAAGGAAGGCGTCGATATGCAAGTAATCTCTCCTGTACCCGTAACCTTTTCGTACTGGGCACCGGTAGAGCAAGCGCTTGAAATGGCACAATTCCAAAATGACTTCATCGCGGAGACAGTGAAGGAATATCCGGCGCATTTTATTGGTTTAGGTACAGTGCCATTGCAAGATGCAGAGACAGCGATTGAAGAAATGCGTCGTTGCAAGGAGCTTGGCTTAACTGGTATTGAAATCGGTACAAATGTTAATGGTGAAAATTTAGATGCAGACTATTTGCTACCGTTTTTCCAAGCGGCGGAGGAGCTAGAAATGTCGCTCTTTATCCACCCGTGGGAAACGATGGCGAAAGATCGCACACCACGCCATAACTTTATGTACACAGTAGGTATGCCGAGCGAAACAGCTCTTGCAGCTGCGAGTTTAATATGGAGTGGCGTGATGGAAAAATGTCCGAACCTCAAAGTCTGTTTTGCACATGGTGGCGGGTCATTTGCCTATATTTTACCTCGCTTAGATCAAGGGTGGGAAGTATGGCCACATTTACGTCTGACAGAACATCCACCAAGCTATTATGCGAAAAAGTTTTACTTCGATTCACTCGTATATGACAAAGACAATTTTGCCTTTTTATTAGAGCGCTTTGGCCATGACAAAATTATTATGGGCTCGGATTATCCGTTCTTACTACGTGAAATCAATCCAGGTAAGGTCGTAGAGGAATCGCTACAGCTTTCAGACGAAGTGAAGAGGGCTGTGCTTGGTGAAAATGCCCGACAGTTTTTAAATTTAGCAAAGAGTGGTGTGAGTAAATAA
- a CDS encoding TRAP transporter substrate-binding protein yields MKKFLSFAAILMLLLVLAACNDDEELAGENVSAGSGDYPEVTFKLAHITPTDHMWHQASEKFKEELESITDGKMTVEIYPASQLGSEADMVQQVEAGSVDMAMITAAYLTSRTPEMAAWFAPYLFETLEEANTAAQSDLGQEVLKKVEGTGLKGLTYLFAGQRTMVTKGVKINSTDDLNGLKLRVTPSPALQSFYRNAGAAPESLSLTEVYSALQTGVIDGMDMDLDATITNKYAEIAKYVAVTNHMVWPSTILTNEKKFNALSQDAQDAVTQAWQVASDYAVTTRAGQEEEFRKELESQGMEVYDLDASLFAKQIEAFDSEYGGQSDLIKQFIEANR; encoded by the coding sequence ATGAAAAAGTTTTTAAGTTTTGCAGCAATACTTATGTTACTTCTAGTGTTAGCGGCATGCAATGATGATGAAGAATTAGCAGGTGAAAATGTTTCAGCAGGTTCAGGGGATTATCCGGAAGTAACGTTTAAATTAGCACATATTACACCAACAGATCACATGTGGCATCAAGCTTCTGAAAAATTTAAAGAAGAGCTTGAATCGATTACAGATGGCAAAATGACCGTTGAAATTTACCCAGCGAGTCAATTAGGCTCTGAGGCAGACATGGTACAGCAAGTAGAAGCAGGTTCAGTTGATATGGCGATGATTACAGCGGCATATTTAACATCTCGTACTCCAGAAATGGCTGCATGGTTTGCGCCATATTTATTTGAAACATTAGAAGAAGCAAATACAGCAGCGCAATCAGATTTAGGGCAAGAAGTGTTAAAGAAAGTAGAGGGTACGGGACTTAAAGGCTTAACGTACTTATTCGCAGGTCAACGTACGATGGTAACTAAGGGCGTAAAAATCAACTCTACAGATGATTTAAATGGCTTAAAATTACGCGTAACACCAAGTCCAGCGCTACAGTCATTTTACCGTAATGCAGGTGCAGCACCAGAATCTTTATCATTAACAGAAGTATATTCAGCGTTACAAACAGGCGTTATTGATGGAATGGACATGGACTTAGACGCAACAATTACAAATAAATATGCTGAAATCGCAAAATATGTAGCAGTAACAAACCATATGGTATGGCCTTCTACAATTTTAACAAATGAGAAAAAATTCAATGCCCTTTCACAAGATGCTCAAGATGCTGTAACGCAAGCTTGGCAAGTAGCGAGTGATTATGCAGTTACAACACGTGCTGGTCAAGAGGAGGAGTTCCGTAAAGAGCTTGAAAGTCAAGGTATGGAAGTATATGACTTAGATGCAAGCTTGTTTGCGAAACAAATTGAAGCATTCGATAGTGAGTACGGTGGTCAGTCGGATTTAATCAAGCAATTCATTGAAGCGAATCGTTAA
- a CDS encoding 2-keto-4-pentenoate hydratase, translating into MSVNLIEWSSKISQAEKTRQGIAPLTEQIDSLSLKDAYSIQLEQVHRKVNEGDRITGKKIGLTSLAMQQLLKVDEPDYGHLLESMAIPNNVLDCSECIKPRVEAEIAFIMKEDLIGPNVTLEQVLAATDYVVASLEVVDSRIKDWKIKLLDTIADNASSAKYVLGEEKKRVDEIDLPAVEMNFYKNGELINSGKGTDVLGNPAACVVWLVNRLADFNIGLKKGEVILSGALSAALDASPGDEFVADFGEILGKVQLSCR; encoded by the coding sequence ATGAGTGTAAATTTAATTGAATGGTCTAGTAAAATTTCGCAAGCAGAAAAAACGCGTCAAGGCATCGCGCCGTTGACGGAGCAAATCGACAGCTTAAGTTTGAAGGATGCCTATTCGATTCAGCTTGAACAAGTACATCGTAAAGTAAATGAAGGTGACCGCATTACGGGTAAAAAAATTGGCTTAACATCGCTCGCAATGCAACAACTGCTAAAAGTAGATGAACCAGACTATGGGCATTTGCTGGAATCGATGGCTATTCCAAACAATGTGCTCGACTGTAGTGAGTGCATAAAGCCACGTGTAGAGGCAGAAATTGCGTTCATTATGAAAGAGGACTTAATCGGCCCGAATGTCACGTTAGAGCAAGTACTTGCTGCAACTGATTATGTCGTTGCAAGTCTCGAAGTCGTCGATAGCCGCATTAAAGATTGGAAAATCAAACTGCTTGATACGATTGCGGACAATGCATCATCAGCCAAATATGTGTTAGGTGAGGAAAAGAAGCGGGTCGATGAGATTGATTTACCAGCAGTGGAAATGAATTTCTATAAAAATGGTGAACTGATCAATAGCGGTAAAGGGACAGATGTATTAGGCAATCCGGCAGCTTGTGTTGTGTGGCTTGTAAACCGTTTAGCTGATTTTAATATTGGGTTGAAAAAGGGTGAAGTGATTTTATCGGGCGCTCTATCTGCCGCACTTGATGCAAGCCCAGGGGACGAATTTGTAGCGGACTTCGGTGAAATACTCGGAAAAGTTCAACTAAGCTGTCGCTAA
- a CDS encoding IclR family transcriptional regulator yields MIASVSKMAQIIDLFFESESALSNKRIAEMLDLPVSSVHHFLKTMCEENILMQDKNRKYRLGWRILEWSNKVMYQQEMNEKVAPIAANLVNRFKGSVHVGMFDNGQVRFIFKSVSPHTGVLPTYIGVTRFPAHATSIGKVLLAYNPSFVKAVEQHGMQKFTKNTISDIGVLKKELQVIHKQGFAVSNGENETGTFGIAAPIKSYSGQVIAAFNFVCAVDYIQEHNFQLILNEVIRSAQIISREIGYITF; encoded by the coding sequence ATGATCGCTTCTGTTAGTAAAATGGCACAAATTATTGATTTGTTTTTTGAAAGTGAGTCAGCTTTGTCCAACAAACGAATTGCAGAAATGCTAGATCTCCCTGTTAGCTCTGTACATCATTTTTTAAAGACGATGTGCGAGGAAAATATTTTAATGCAAGATAAAAATCGTAAATATCGCCTTGGCTGGCGCATTTTAGAGTGGAGTAACAAAGTAATGTACCAGCAAGAGATGAATGAAAAGGTTGCGCCGATTGCTGCAAATCTAGTGAATCGTTTTAAAGGTAGCGTTCACGTAGGGATGTTTGATAACGGCCAAGTGCGTTTCATCTTTAAAAGTGTTTCGCCTCATACGGGTGTATTGCCGACATATATCGGCGTAACGCGCTTTCCAGCTCATGCGACAAGCATCGGCAAAGTGTTGCTTGCCTATAACCCCTCTTTTGTGAAGGCGGTTGAGCAGCATGGGATGCAAAAGTTTACAAAAAATACGATTTCGGATATTGGCGTTTTAAAGAAGGAACTACAAGTCATCCATAAACAGGGCTTTGCTGTGAGCAACGGTGAAAATGAGACGGGTACATTCGGAATCGCTGCACCAATTAAAAGCTATAGTGGGCAAGTTATTGCGGCATTCAACTTCGTATGTGCTGTCGATTACATTCAGGAACATAATTTTCAGCTTATTTTAAATGAGGTTATCCGCTCTGCGCAGATTATATCGCGCGAGATTGGCTATATAACGTTTTAA
- a CDS encoding fumarylacetoacetate hydrolase family protein, whose amino-acid sequence MSTIYEYVERVATAQLEKTAIEKITNSNPGLTLEEAYEIQRLSIEKSISASNAFIGWKMGLTSKAKQLQVGVDSTIYGRLTNNMLMNHNEITAVDYIHPRIEPEVAFTFKKPIAGENLMPYEVWSAVEYVYLALEVIDSRYENFAFSLMDVIADNASSTKFLMGSQPYAPTTTDWAQIKVDVYHNNEHKYEGVGAAILDHPINSVIELLNMLSKEGRGIQPGELVLAGAMTDAVAVKSGDTVTADYGALGSLTIHVK is encoded by the coding sequence GTGAGTACAATTTATGAATATGTAGAACGCGTTGCAACTGCACAATTAGAAAAAACGGCAATAGAAAAAATTACCAATAGTAACCCGGGGTTAACGCTTGAGGAAGCATACGAAATTCAACGTCTTAGCATTGAAAAATCGATTTCGGCAAGCAATGCATTTATCGGCTGGAAGATGGGGTTAACGAGCAAAGCGAAGCAGCTTCAAGTTGGTGTTGATTCAACAATTTACGGTCGTTTAACGAACAATATGCTCATGAATCACAATGAAATTACGGCAGTAGATTACATTCATCCACGCATCGAACCAGAAGTTGCTTTTACATTCAAAAAGCCGATTGCTGGTGAAAATTTAATGCCGTATGAAGTATGGTCAGCAGTTGAATATGTTTACTTAGCGCTAGAAGTAATTGATAGCCGCTACGAAAATTTTGCGTTTTCTTTAATGGATGTTATTGCAGACAATGCTTCTTCTACAAAATTCTTAATGGGTAGCCAACCATATGCACCGACCACGACAGATTGGGCACAGATCAAAGTGGATGTGTATCACAATAATGAGCACAAGTATGAGGGTGTCGGTGCAGCAATTTTAGATCATCCGATTAATTCGGTTATTGAGCTACTAAATATGTTGAGCAAAGAAGGGCGCGGCATTCAGCCAGGTGAACTTGTATTAGCGGGCGCGATGACTGACGCAGTAGCTGTGAAATCGGGCGATACAGTGACAGCCGATTATGGTGCATTAGGCAGCTTAACGATTCATGTGAAGTAA
- a CDS encoding aldehyde dehydrogenase, giving the protein MRQVQLKGIDCRNFINGQYVEAAEDRKFLNINPATEEVIGWVAEATQDEVDFAVKAAKAAVKGEWSTYTVKQRSQIIRKIGDLILENLEQFAMLEALDTGKPYALAMEMDIKRAAHNFHFFADYVTSLGNEAYNQDNIALHYTVTRPVGVVAMINPWNLPLLLLTWKLAPCLAAGSTAVMKPAELTPMTATMLAEICKQAGVPNGVVNVVHGFGKDSAGAYLSEHPLVDAITFTGETRTGTTIMKAAAPTLKKVSFELGGKNPAIIFADSDIDEVVETTLHSSFRNQGQVCLCASRIYVERSIMDEFLQKFVARTEELVVGDPFDANTNIGAVIGKEHYEKVMRYIEIAREEGGTILTGGKRPAHMEKGYFIEPTIVVGLDENSRCVKEEIFGPVVTVWPFDSEEEVIGYANDTTYGLGATIWTNDLRRAHRVAGQIESGIVWVNTWYLRDLRTPFGGMKQSGIGREGGAHSFEFYCEQSNVTIKL; this is encoded by the coding sequence ATGCGACAAGTACAGTTAAAAGGAATCGATTGCCGCAATTTCATTAATGGCCAATATGTAGAGGCGGCTGAAGATCGAAAGTTTTTAAATATTAACCCAGCAACAGAAGAAGTAATCGGCTGGGTAGCAGAGGCAACACAAGATGAGGTTGATTTTGCGGTGAAAGCAGCGAAGGCAGCGGTAAAAGGTGAGTGGTCAACATATACAGTGAAGCAACGCTCGCAAATTATTCGCAAAATCGGCGATCTAATTTTAGAAAATCTCGAGCAATTTGCGATGCTTGAGGCGCTCGACACAGGGAAGCCTTACGCATTAGCAATGGAGATGGATATTAAACGCGCGGCACATAACTTCCACTTTTTTGCGGATTATGTTACGTCGTTAGGAAATGAGGCATACAACCAGGACAATATCGCACTGCACTATACAGTGACGCGTCCAGTAGGTGTTGTGGCCATGATTAATCCATGGAATTTACCGCTTTTATTATTAACATGGAAGCTTGCACCATGTTTAGCTGCGGGCAGTACAGCCGTTATGAAACCAGCGGAATTAACACCGATGACGGCAACGATGCTAGCGGAAATATGTAAGCAAGCAGGCGTACCAAATGGTGTTGTTAATGTTGTACACGGTTTTGGTAAAGATTCAGCAGGGGCGTATTTATCAGAGCACCCACTTGTTGATGCAATTACATTTACTGGCGAAACACGTACAGGGACGACAATCATGAAAGCAGCAGCACCAACATTAAAGAAAGTGTCATTTGAGCTAGGTGGGAAAAACCCAGCCATTATTTTTGCGGATTCAGATATTGATGAAGTAGTGGAAACAACACTGCATTCAAGTTTTCGCAATCAAGGACAGGTGTGCTTATGTGCGTCACGTATTTACGTTGAGCGCTCTATTATGGATGAATTTTTACAGAAGTTCGTAGCACGCACGGAGGAACTTGTCGTCGGTGATCCATTCGATGCCAATACGAATATCGGCGCAGTTATAGGGAAGGAACATTATGAAAAAGTAATGCGCTATATCGAGATTGCTAGAGAAGAGGGCGGTACGATATTAACAGGCGGCAAGCGTCCAGCGCATATGGAAAAAGGCTACTTTATCGAACCGACAATCGTTGTTGGTTTAGATGAAAATTCACGCTGTGTGAAGGAAGAAATTTTTGGTCCAGTCGTTACGGTGTGGCCATTTGATTCAGAGGAAGAGGTAATTGGCTATGCGAATGATACGACGTACGGATTAGGGGCGACGATTTGGACGAATGATTTACGGCGTGCGCATCGTGTGGCCGGGCAAATCGAATCGGGCATCGTATGGGTGAATACATGGTATTTACGCGATTTACGTACACCATTCGGCGGCATGAAGCAAAGCGGAATCGGGCGTGAAGGCGGCGCACATAGCTTTGAGTTTTATTGTGAACAGTCGAACGTAACGATCAAATTATAA
- a CDS encoding 4-hydroxyphenylacetate 3-hydroxylase N-terminal domain-containing protein, producing the protein MGIRTGAQYIEALKSRKPEVWLNGKIVENILDEPYFKQPALEIAKLYDMQHDPAYQEDLSVLCEETGERIATSFLMPRNYEDIMKRSKAFEIVARQTFGLMGRTPDFLNTVVTSLAQNSWFLRKYNEDWATNIENYYKHLRDNDIFLTHAIVNPQNDRSKNSHEQADQFTHLGVVEERAEGIIVRGAKMLATLAALTDEVIIYSFPGFAPGDERYALAFAVPVDVKGLKIICREPVQDGTRSTFDHPLASRYEEMDALLVFEDVLVPWDKVFLYNNVEAANLLYPMTGIAEQPAHQSGVRGYIKLKFAVEVACKVADSIGADQYLHVQRDLGELIQNTEVIRSLLRTAEHEYTITEHGEARLNPVVLETIRGMMPDMYPRTIEVMQAIGAGGLLMMPTEADFLSEELRPTIDRHYGGRAGIDAEARMKIFKLAWDLCGEAFGMRALQYERYYTGDPVRKRAIFYNKYKKDHSPDLANAILSKEDTVKQPQTN; encoded by the coding sequence GTGGGGATTCGTACTGGAGCACAATATATCGAAGCGTTAAAGTCGCGTAAACCAGAAGTTTGGTTGAATGGGAAAATCGTAGAAAACATTTTGGATGAGCCATATTTTAAACAACCAGCATTAGAGATTGCGAAGCTGTATGATATGCAGCATGATCCAGCATATCAAGAGGATTTATCAGTGTTGTGCGAAGAAACGGGTGAGCGTATCGCGACATCGTTTTTAATGCCACGCAATTACGAGGATATTATGAAGCGTAGTAAGGCGTTTGAAATTGTAGCACGCCAAACGTTTGGACTAATGGGCCGTACGCCAGATTTCTTAAATACAGTTGTGACATCATTAGCGCAAAATTCTTGGTTTTTACGTAAATACAACGAAGATTGGGCAACGAATATTGAAAACTACTATAAGCATTTACGTGATAATGATATTTTTTTAACGCATGCGATTGTAAACCCACAAAATGACCGTAGTAAAAATTCGCATGAGCAGGCAGATCAGTTTACGCATCTTGGGGTTGTTGAGGAGCGGGCTGAAGGGATTATTGTACGCGGGGCAAAAATGTTAGCAACGTTAGCAGCATTAACGGATGAAGTAATTATTTATTCATTCCCAGGTTTTGCGCCTGGCGATGAGCGTTATGCACTAGCATTTGCTGTACCGGTTGATGTCAAAGGTTTGAAAATTATTTGTCGTGAGCCAGTGCAAGACGGTACACGTTCGACATTTGATCACCCACTTGCATCGCGCTATGAAGAAATGGACGCGCTCCTCGTTTTTGAGGATGTACTTGTTCCTTGGGATAAAGTATTCCTTTACAACAATGTAGAAGCAGCGAACCTGCTGTATCCTATGACGGGTATTGCCGAGCAACCAGCACATCAATCAGGTGTACGCGGCTATATTAAGCTGAAGTTTGCGGTAGAGGTTGCATGTAAAGTGGCAGATTCGATTGGAGCAGACCAATATTTACACGTGCAACGCGATTTAGGTGAATTAATTCAAAATACAGAGGTTATTCGTTCGCTACTGCGCACAGCAGAGCATGAATATACGATTACAGAGCATGGCGAGGCACGTTTGAATCCAGTCGTACTAGAAACAATTCGCGGCATGATGCCGGACATGTATCCACGCACAATTGAAGTAATGCAGGCAATTGGGGCAGGCGGATTGCTTATGATGCCAACAGAAGCGGACTTTTTAAGTGAAGAGCTACGCCCAACAATCGATCGTCATTACGGTGGACGTGCAGGTATCGATGCAGAGGCACGCATGAAAATCTTCAAGTTGGCCTGGGATTTATGTGGCGAGGCGTTTGGTATGCGTGCATTACAGTATGAGCGCTACTACACAGGTGATCCAGTTCGTAAACGCGCAATTTTTTACAATAAGTATAAAAAGGATCATTCACCTGATTTAGCCAATGCGATTTTATCGAAGGAAGATACGGTAAAACAGCCACAAACAAACTAA
- a CDS encoding 4-oxalocrotonate tautomerase — MPIVQIQLLEGRSAEQKRHIIYEMTETLARVADAPKESIRIIIQEIPLDHWGIAGETMTEYRKNKG; from the coding sequence ATGCCAATTGTACAAATCCAATTATTAGAAGGTCGCAGTGCGGAACAAAAACGACACATTATTTATGAAATGACGGAGACGCTTGCACGAGTTGCTGACGCTCCGAAAGAAAGCATTCGCATCATAATTCAAGAAATCCCATTAGATCATTGGGGTATCGCGGGTGAGACGATGACCGAGTATCGAAAAAACAAAGGATAA
- the dmpG gene encoding 4-hydroxy-2-oxovalerate aldolase gives MKKLLITEVALRDGSHVVGHQFTKEQVRNVTKQLSAAGVPYIEVTHGDGLGGSSLQYGFSKEYDIELIKVAVEEAGNSTIAVLLLPGIGTIEDLKKAYDAGARMVRVATHVTEADVSKQHIETAKAMGMEVVGFLMMAHSASPEVVLEQAKLMESYGADVVYVTDSAGAMLPSDVIARISLLKTHLSVDIGFHAHNNLSLAIANTLAAIEAGANRIDGSVCCLGAGAGNAQTEVLVGVLDRLGYETGIDLYNMLDLADDVRANLLPAPQDITSSSFIMGYAGVYSSFLRHAVLAAERFGVDARDILVELGKRKVVGGQEDMIIEVAQQMAEKKVSVS, from the coding sequence ATGAAAAAGTTATTAATAACAGAAGTAGCGTTACGTGATGGAAGTCATGTTGTTGGGCATCAGTTCACAAAAGAACAAGTACGCAATGTAACAAAGCAACTAAGCGCTGCGGGTGTTCCTTATATCGAAGTGACACACGGCGACGGTTTAGGTGGCTCATCTTTACAGTATGGCTTTTCAAAGGAATATGATATCGAGCTTATAAAAGTAGCGGTGGAAGAAGCGGGTAACTCAACAATTGCTGTCTTGCTGTTACCGGGTATCGGTACGATTGAAGACTTAAAAAAGGCATATGATGCAGGTGCTCGCATGGTACGCGTAGCAACACATGTAACAGAGGCGGATGTTTCAAAGCAGCATATTGAAACAGCAAAAGCGATGGGCATGGAGGTAGTTGGCTTTTTAATGATGGCACACAGTGCTTCACCAGAAGTTGTTTTGGAGCAGGCAAAGCTAATGGAATCTTACGGAGCAGACGTTGTTTACGTGACGGACTCTGCAGGTGCAATGCTTCCGAGTGATGTAATTGCACGTATTAGTTTGTTAAAGACCCATTTGTCGGTGGATATCGGCTTCCATGCGCACAATAACTTATCGTTAGCGATAGCCAATACCCTCGCAGCTATTGAGGCGGGCGCCAACCGTATTGATGGGAGCGTGTGTTGTTTAGGTGCAGGTGCAGGAAATGCACAAACAGAAGTATTAGTGGGTGTATTAGATCGTTTAGGTTATGAAACGGGTATTGATCTTTACAACATGCTTGACTTAGCAGATGATGTACGCGCGAATCTGTTACCAGCGCCACAAGATATTACGAGCAGTAGCTTTATCATGGGTTATGCGGGCGTGTATTCAAGTTTTTTACGTCACGCAGTCCTTGCGGCAGAAAGATTCGGTGTGGATGCACGTGATATTTTAGTCGAGCTTGGTAAACGTAAAGTAGTCGGTGGACAAGAAGACATGATTATTGAAGTAGCACAACAAATGGCGGAAAAAAAGGTGAGTGTATCGTGA